The Corynebacterium vitaeruminis DSM 20294 genome window below encodes:
- the whiA gene encoding DNA-binding protein WhiA has translation MTMLSTQVKEELAKTAVTRASARNAEIATMIRFAGTLDVVAGNLVIEVELDNKAVAQRLVADLEDCFDTEVRLMDLGVSSSRKTQRHLLRITKNADTIVRRLGLVTRSGHQVIGLPPHIISGTVADAEAAWRGAFLAAGQLSDPGRASGLEVACPCQEASLALVGCARRLGINAKTKETRGVEKVTIRDGDAVGALLSRMGAHATRLQWDQKREKRETRPTGNRLANFDDANLRRSARAAVAAAARVERAMAILGDDVPDHLAEAGQLRVQHRQASLEELGRLADPQMTKDAVAGRIRRLLSMADKRASELGIPDTQVAISEEILEDL, from the coding sequence GTGACAATGCTGTCGACGCAGGTCAAGGAGGAGCTGGCCAAGACCGCCGTGACCCGGGCGAGCGCGAGAAACGCCGAGATCGCCACGATGATCCGCTTCGCGGGCACCCTCGACGTCGTCGCGGGCAACCTCGTCATCGAGGTGGAGCTCGACAACAAGGCCGTGGCCCAGCGGCTCGTCGCCGACCTCGAGGACTGCTTCGACACCGAGGTGCGCCTCATGGACCTGGGCGTGTCCTCGTCCCGCAAGACGCAGCGGCACCTGCTGCGCATCACCAAGAACGCCGACACCATCGTCCGCCGACTGGGGCTGGTCACCCGCTCCGGGCACCAGGTCATCGGCCTTCCGCCGCACATCATTTCCGGTACCGTGGCCGACGCCGAGGCCGCATGGCGCGGAGCCTTCCTCGCCGCTGGCCAGCTCTCCGACCCCGGCCGTGCCTCGGGGCTGGAGGTGGCCTGCCCGTGCCAGGAGGCCTCGCTGGCGCTCGTGGGCTGCGCCCGCCGGCTCGGCATCAACGCGAAGACCAAGGAGACGAGGGGAGTGGAGAAGGTCACGATCCGCGACGGCGACGCGGTCGGAGCCCTGCTCTCGCGCATGGGTGCGCACGCCACCCGCCTGCAGTGGGACCAGAAGCGCGAGAAGCGCGAGACCCGCCCCACCGGCAATCGCCTAGCGAACTTCGACGACGCCAACCTGCGCCGCTCGGCGCGCGCCGCCGTGGCCGCCGCCGCCCGCGTGGAGCGCGCGATGGCGATCCTCGGCGATGACGTTCCCGACCATCTCGCCGAGGCCGGCCAGCTGCGCGTGCAGCACCGGCAGGCCTCGCTGGAGGAGCTGGGGCGTCTGGCCGACCCGCAGATGACCAAGGACGCGGTTGCCGGCCGCATCCGCCGCCTGCTCTCGATGGCGGACAAGCGCGCCAGCGAGCTTGGCATTCCCGACACCCAGGTGGCGATCAGCGAGGAGATCCTCGAGGACCTCTAG
- a CDS encoding gluconeogenesis factor YvcK family protein codes for MTEPTAPASQPATNVGKIVSLGGGHGLFQTLRAVRQLPSESITAVVTVADDGGSSGRIRRELGHVPPGDLRMALAALAPFDEEGRMWEQVLQHRFGGHGALAGHAAGNLLIAGVYEVLQSEVAALDVVGKMIRAQGRVLPVCADPLDIAADVAGLDDDPRIMREVRGQVAVASTIGQVRRVKLYPENPEPCGEVVDAIADAGLITLGPGSWFSSVIPHLLVPGVVESISKSSAFKVVVLNLTAEPGETSGFTAERHVHMLSQHAKGLKVDLIIADNFSIPNQSDRKYLERAASLLDAKVAFHDLRQNDGKGLLTDRHDPEKLAQALLYEFERRGR; via the coding sequence ATGACTGAACCAACGGCACCTGCTTCGCAGCCGGCGACGAACGTCGGCAAGATCGTCAGCCTAGGTGGTGGTCACGGGCTGTTCCAGACGCTGCGCGCGGTGCGGCAGCTGCCCTCGGAGTCGATCACGGCCGTCGTGACCGTCGCCGACGACGGCGGCTCTTCCGGCCGCATCCGCAGGGAGCTGGGGCACGTCCCGCCGGGCGACCTGCGCATGGCGCTCGCGGCGCTGGCCCCCTTCGACGAGGAGGGGCGGATGTGGGAGCAGGTGCTCCAGCACCGTTTCGGCGGGCACGGCGCGCTCGCCGGTCACGCCGCCGGAAACCTGCTCATCGCGGGCGTCTACGAGGTGCTGCAGAGCGAGGTTGCGGCCCTCGACGTCGTGGGAAAGATGATTCGCGCGCAGGGTCGGGTGCTGCCCGTCTGCGCCGATCCGCTCGACATCGCGGCCGACGTCGCAGGCCTTGACGACGACCCACGGATCATGCGCGAGGTGCGCGGCCAGGTCGCGGTCGCCTCGACGATCGGCCAGGTCCGCCGCGTGAAGCTCTACCCGGAAAACCCCGAGCCCTGTGGCGAGGTGGTCGACGCCATCGCTGACGCAGGGCTCATCACGCTCGGCCCCGGCAGCTGGTTCTCCAGCGTCATCCCGCACCTTCTGGTCCCCGGCGTGGTGGAGTCGATCAGCAAGTCGAGCGCGTTCAAGGTCGTGGTCTTGAACCTCACCGCGGAGCCGGGCGAGACCAGCGGCTTTACCGCCGAGCGCCACGTGCACATGCTCAGCCAGCACGCGAAGGGGCTCAAGGTGGACCTCATTATCGCCGACAACTTCTCCATCCCGAACCAGAGCGATAGGAAGTACCTCGAGCGCGCTGCTTCGCTTCTCGACGCCAAGGTGGCCTTCCACGATCTGCGGCAAAACGACGGGAAGGGGCTGCTCACCGACCGGCACGACCCGGAAAAGCTGGCGCAGGCGCTGCTGTACGAGTTCGAGCGCAGGGGGCGGTGA
- the gap gene encoding type I glyceraldehyde-3-phosphate dehydrogenase, translating into MTIRVGINGFGRIGRNFFRALTERGSDIEVVAVNDLTDNHTLSHLLKYDSILGRLGKEVTYDDESITVDGHRIIVSAERDPKNLKWGEWGVDIVVESTGFFTDANAAAAHIEAGAKKVIISAPAKNEDATFVVGVNHTDYDPAKHNIISNASCTTNCLAPMAKVLDEVFGIENGLMTTIHAYTGDQRLHDAPHRDLRRARAAAQNIVPTSTGAAKAVALVLPQLKGVLDGYALRVPVITGSATDLTFNSKKPVTVEEVNAAIKAASEGELKGVLAYTEDPIVSTDIVTDPHPSIFDAGLTKVIGNQVKVVSWYDNEWGYSNQLVTLTEYVGERL; encoded by the coding sequence GTGACTATCCGCGTAGGTATCAACGGCTTTGGCCGAATCGGTCGTAACTTCTTCCGTGCTCTGACCGAGCGTGGCTCTGACATCGAGGTCGTTGCCGTCAACGATCTGACTGACAACCACACCCTGTCCCACCTTCTCAAGTACGACTCCATCCTGGGCCGTCTGGGCAAGGAAGTGACCTACGACGACGAGTCCATCACCGTCGATGGCCACCGCATCATCGTTTCCGCTGAGCGCGACCCGAAGAACCTGAAGTGGGGCGAGTGGGGCGTCGACATCGTCGTCGAGTCCACCGGCTTCTTCACCGACGCCAACGCTGCAGCTGCTCACATCGAGGCTGGCGCCAAGAAGGTCATCATCTCCGCACCGGCTAAGAACGAGGATGCTACCTTCGTCGTCGGCGTGAACCACACCGACTACGATCCGGCCAAGCACAACATCATCTCCAACGCGTCCTGCACCACCAACTGCTTGGCTCCGATGGCCAAGGTCCTGGACGAGGTCTTCGGCATCGAGAACGGCCTCATGACCACCATCCACGCCTACACCGGTGACCAGCGCCTGCACGACGCACCGCACCGCGACCTGCGCCGCGCCCGCGCCGCTGCTCAGAACATCGTTCCTACCTCCACCGGTGCTGCCAAGGCTGTCGCCCTGGTTCTGCCGCAGCTGAAGGGTGTTCTGGACGGCTACGCTCTCCGCGTCCCGGTCATCACCGGTTCCGCCACCGACCTGACATTCAACTCCAAGAAGCCGGTCACCGTCGAAGAGGTTAACGCCGCCATCAAGGCTGCCTCCGAGGGCGAGCTGAAGGGCGTCCTGGCCTACACCGAGGATCCGATCGTCTCCACCGACATCGTCACCGATCCGCACCCGTCTATCTTCGACGCTGGCCTGACCAAGGTCATCGGCAACCAGGTCAAGGTCGTCTCCTGGTACGACAACGAGTGGGGCTACTCCAACCAGCTGGTTACCCTCACCGAGTACGTCGGCGAGCGCCTCTAA